From Veillonella dispar, one genomic window encodes:
- the wecB gene encoding non-hydrolyzing UDP-N-acetylglucosamine 2-epimerase yields the protein MLKVMTIFGTRPEAIKMAPLVKALEAAPDMEPIVTVTAQHRDMLDQVLNLFNITPDYDLNIMSQGQTLYDVTNRALMGLKDVLEEAKPDVVLVHGDTTTTFAGALASFYQEIPVGHVEAGLRTGDIYSPFPEEMNRKLTGSIATYHFAPTASSESNLKKENINTDHLYVTGNMVIDALDTTVQENYVFDDAAINALDPEKRTVLVTTHRRENLGEPMRHVYQAIRDLLDEFKDIQVVFPVHKNPKVRQVVQEELGSVERVTLIDPLDYEPFANLMAKSYLILTDSGGIQEEAPALGKPVLVLRDTTERPEAVEAGTVRLVGTDKDAVHAAAHELLSNAEAYKLMSNSVNPYGDGKASERIIQALRHEFLGDPNRPERFGK from the coding sequence ATGTTAAAAGTTATGACAATCTTTGGTACAAGACCTGAGGCTATCAAGATGGCTCCTCTTGTAAAAGCATTAGAAGCAGCACCGGATATGGAACCGATTGTAACCGTTACGGCACAACATCGCGATATGCTCGATCAAGTACTAAACTTGTTTAATATTACCCCTGATTACGACTTGAATATTATGAGCCAAGGTCAAACATTGTACGATGTAACAAACCGTGCATTGATGGGCCTTAAAGATGTATTAGAAGAAGCTAAACCTGATGTGGTTCTTGTACATGGTGATACTACAACTACCTTTGCAGGTGCTTTGGCGTCCTTCTATCAAGAAATTCCTGTAGGCCATGTAGAAGCAGGCCTTCGCACTGGTGATATTTACTCTCCATTCCCAGAAGAGATGAACCGCAAGTTGACTGGTTCTATTGCGACATATCATTTTGCACCAACAGCTAGTTCTGAAAGTAATCTTAAAAAAGAAAATATAAATACAGACCATTTGTATGTAACAGGCAATATGGTTATTGATGCCCTTGATACAACAGTACAAGAAAATTATGTGTTTGATGATGCTGCTATCAATGCATTAGATCCTGAAAAACGTACAGTGCTTGTTACTACACATCGCCGTGAAAACTTGGGTGAGCCTATGCGCCATGTATACCAAGCTATTCGCGATTTGCTTGATGAATTTAAAGATATTCAAGTGGTATTCCCTGTACATAAGAATCCTAAAGTTCGCCAAGTTGTACAAGAAGAACTCGGTTCTGTAGAACGTGTTACATTAATTGACCCGCTTGATTACGAACCATTTGCTAATTTGATGGCTAAATCCTATTTGATTCTTACTGATTCTGGTGGGATTCAAGAGGAAGCACCAGCTCTTGGTAAACCAGTTCTCGTATTGCGTGATACTACAGAACGCCCAGAAGCTGTTGAAGCTGGTACTGTGCGCCTTGTAGGTACTGACAAAGACGCTGTACATGCAGCAGCTCATGAATTGTTGAGCAATGCAGAGGCTTATAAATTGATGTCTAATTCCGTTAACCCATATGGTGACGGCAAAGCATCTGAACGCATCATCCAAGCGTTGCGCCATGAATTTTTAGGCGATCCTAATCGTCCTGAACGTTTTGGTAAATAA
- a CDS encoding ACT domain-containing protein, translating to MKLVVTVVGVDRVGIIAGVSTVLANHGVNIMSINQTILDGVFNMIMMCETKSEDVKDLTSIQDALNALGKELGVEIRAQHADIFLSMHRVG from the coding sequence ATGAAATTAGTTGTTACCGTTGTCGGCGTTGACCGCGTTGGTATCATTGCAGGGGTTAGTACTGTACTTGCTAACCACGGCGTAAACATTATGTCTATAAATCAAACCATTCTTGATGGCGTTTTCAATATGATTATGATGTGTGAAACAAAGTCTGAAGATGTGAAAGATTTGACATCTATTCAAGATGCTTTGAATGCACTCGGTAAAGAACTTGGTGTTGAAATCCGTGCACAACATGCTGATATTTTCTTAAGCATGCACCGTGTAGGATAG
- the atpG gene encoding ATP synthase F1 subunit gamma produces MASAQDLRKRIKSVTNTQQITKAMKMVASARLRRAQTKAESTRPYAEKIGQILRHMSNSDLEGFSSPLLEVRPIKRTCYIVVGADKGLAGAFSSNVLKFTMEQLHGKSSDTYRVITAGKKPRDSMKSRGIHIDKSYAGFSDKPSYEHARAIMHEALSLYERHEVDEVIMIYTRFVNSMTQIAQAERLLPIEQPQDEVKGEEYDFMPSAVSVLEALLPKYLEITVYNGLLQSAASELGARMTAMTSATDNAGELIDSLGLEYNKLRQSSITNEISEIVGGANALQ; encoded by the coding sequence ATGGCTAGTGCACAAGATTTGCGAAAACGCATAAAAAGTGTTACCAATACGCAACAAATTACAAAAGCGATGAAGATGGTTGCTTCAGCTCGTCTTCGTAGGGCACAAACAAAAGCGGAATCTACACGTCCTTACGCAGAGAAGATTGGGCAAATCTTGCGTCATATGTCTAATAGTGATTTAGAAGGCTTTAGCAGTCCTTTGTTAGAGGTACGCCCTATAAAACGCACATGCTATATCGTAGTAGGTGCTGATAAGGGCCTTGCAGGGGCATTCTCGTCTAATGTATTGAAGTTTACTATGGAACAATTGCATGGTAAATCTTCCGATACATACCGTGTTATCACGGCAGGTAAAAAGCCTAGAGACAGTATGAAATCTAGAGGAATTCATATCGATAAGTCCTATGCGGGCTTCTCTGATAAACCTTCTTATGAACATGCCCGTGCTATTATGCATGAAGCGCTTTCACTATACGAACGTCATGAAGTTGACGAAGTCATCATGATCTATACACGTTTTGTAAATTCTATGACGCAAATTGCACAGGCTGAGCGCTTGTTGCCAATAGAGCAACCACAAGATGAGGTAAAGGGCGAAGAGTATGATTTCATGCCATCTGCTGTATCTGTCTTGGAGGCGTTGCTACCAAAATATTTAGAGATTACTGTTTATAATGGATTGTTGCAATCTGCAGCAAGTGAATTGGGTGCTCGTATGACAGCCATGACATCTGCTACAGATAATGCAGGGGAACTCATTGATTCCTTAGGACTTGAATATAACAAGTTACGTCAATCTAGCATTACAAACGAAATTTCTGAAATCGTTGGTGGCGCTAATGCCTTGCAATAA
- a CDS encoding PFL family protein encodes MLSIDNILETNQMIHDNKLDVRTITMGISLLECASSSGKELCDRIYDRITKEAEHLVSTGEAIEREFGIPIINKRISVTPISLVAGGSDLTSYVPIAEAMDRAAKTVGVNFIGGFSALVTKGATRADRILIDSIPEALATTDIVCSSVGVGSTKTGINMDAVRDMGIIVKKTAELTKDNDALGCAKLVIFCNPVEDNPFMAGAFFGVTEGDSAISVGVSGPGVVKHALESVRGQSFDVVAETIKRTAFKITRVGQLVAQEASRRLGKPFGIIDLSLAPTPAVGDSVAHVLEEMGLSSCGCHGTTAALALLNDAVKKGGLMASSHVGGLSGAFIPVSEDAGMIDAVSCGSLSLDKLEAMTCVCSVGLDMIAIPGDTTADTISAIIADESAIGMINNKTTAVRVIPVPGKTVGEVVEFGGLLGYAPIIEVSPYSAAEFIARGGRIPAPIRSLTN; translated from the coding sequence ATGTTATCTATCGACAATATTTTAGAAACGAATCAGATGATTCATGATAACAAGCTTGACGTACGTACCATTACAATGGGTATTAGCTTGCTTGAATGTGCATCTAGCTCTGGTAAAGAGTTGTGTGATCGTATTTATGATCGCATTACGAAAGAAGCAGAACACCTTGTGTCTACTGGTGAGGCTATTGAGCGCGAGTTTGGTATTCCTATCATTAACAAACGTATTTCTGTAACACCGATCTCATTAGTGGCTGGTGGTAGTGATTTAACATCCTATGTTCCTATTGCAGAAGCGATGGATCGCGCTGCAAAAACAGTAGGTGTAAACTTTATCGGCGGTTTCTCTGCTCTTGTAACAAAAGGTGCTACACGTGCTGACCGCATTTTGATTGATTCCATTCCAGAAGCGTTGGCAACTACAGATATCGTATGTAGCTCTGTAGGTGTGGGCTCTACTAAAACGGGGATCAACATGGATGCAGTTCGCGACATGGGTATCATCGTTAAGAAAACAGCAGAACTTACAAAGGATAATGATGCGCTTGGTTGTGCTAAGCTCGTTATTTTCTGTAACCCTGTAGAGGATAATCCGTTCATGGCGGGTGCCTTCTTTGGTGTAACTGAAGGTGATAGTGCCATTTCTGTAGGCGTATCTGGTCCAGGCGTTGTAAAACACGCACTAGAATCTGTACGTGGTCAATCCTTTGATGTTGTAGCAGAAACAATTAAACGCACTGCTTTCAAAATTACTCGTGTAGGCCAATTGGTAGCACAAGAGGCATCTCGCCGTCTTGGCAAACCATTCGGTATCATTGACTTGTCCTTGGCACCAACACCAGCTGTAGGTGACTCGGTAGCTCACGTTCTTGAAGAAATGGGCTTATCCTCTTGTGGTTGTCACGGTACTACAGCAGCACTTGCATTGCTTAATGATGCAGTGAAAAAAGGTGGCCTTATGGCATCTTCTCACGTAGGCGGTCTCAGTGGTGCATTTATTCCAGTATCTGAAGATGCGGGTATGATTGATGCTGTATCTTGTGGCAGTTTATCCCTCGATAAATTAGAGGCTATGACATGCGTATGTTCTGTGGGCCTTGACATGATTGCTATTCCTGGTGACACAACAGCAGATACAATTTCTGCAATCATTGCTGATGAATCTGCTATTGGTATGATTAATAATAAGACAACTGCGGTTCGTGTAATTCCTGTACCTGGTAAAACAGTAGGCGAGGTTGTTGAGTTTGGTGGCTTGTTAGGCTATGCTCCAATTATTGAAGTGAGTCCATATAGTGCAGCTGAGTTCATCGCACGTGGTGGCCGTATTCCTGCACCTATTCGTAGCTTAACGAACTAA
- the atpD gene encoding F0F1 ATP synthase subunit beta — MSNNIGKVVQVIGPVVDVRFDAGHLPSIYNAINIYHDHKAHDRQKIVVEVMQHLGDDTVRCVAMSSTDGMTRNMDAEDTGAAIAVPVGEGVLGRIFNVLGETVDHDPAPVVADEKWPIHRPAPKFDDLSPDTQILETGIKVVDLIAPYVKGGKIGLFGGAGVGKTVLIMELIHNVATEHGGYSVFSGVGERTREGNDLWNEMKESGVINKTALVYGQMNEPPGARMRVGLTGLTMAEYFRDVKKQDVLLFIDNIFRFIQAGSEVSALLGRMPSAVGYQPTLANDVGALQERITSTKEGSITSVQAVYVPADDLTDPAPAATFAHLDATTVLSRSIAELGIYPAVDPLDSTSRILDPHVLGEEHYTVARGVQEVLQKYRDLQDIIAILGMEELSDEDKLTVSRARKIQRFLSQPFFVAEVFTGSPGKYVPLSETLRGFREILDGKHDDLPEGAFYMVGTIDEAVQKAKEMQEKGE; from the coding sequence ATGAGTAATAATATTGGTAAAGTTGTGCAGGTCATTGGTCCAGTTGTAGACGTGCGCTTCGATGCTGGTCATTTGCCAAGCATCTACAACGCCATCAACATCTACCATGATCATAAGGCACATGATAGACAAAAAATTGTAGTAGAGGTTATGCAACACTTAGGTGACGATACTGTACGTTGTGTTGCGATGAGCTCTACTGACGGTATGACCCGTAATATGGATGCTGAAGATACTGGTGCTGCAATTGCCGTTCCTGTAGGCGAAGGCGTGTTGGGTCGTATCTTTAACGTATTGGGTGAAACTGTAGACCATGATCCAGCTCCAGTTGTAGCCGATGAAAAATGGCCTATTCACCGTCCAGCACCTAAATTTGATGACCTTTCTCCAGATACTCAAATCTTGGAAACAGGTATTAAGGTCGTTGACCTTATTGCACCATATGTAAAAGGTGGTAAAATCGGCCTCTTCGGTGGTGCTGGTGTAGGTAAAACCGTATTGATTATGGAATTGATTCACAATGTTGCCACAGAGCATGGTGGTTACTCCGTATTCTCCGGCGTAGGCGAACGTACTCGTGAAGGTAACGACTTGTGGAACGAAATGAAAGAGTCCGGCGTTATCAACAAAACAGCTCTTGTATATGGCCAAATGAATGAGCCACCTGGGGCTCGTATGCGCGTAGGTCTTACAGGCCTTACAATGGCTGAGTATTTCCGTGATGTGAAGAAACAAGACGTACTCTTGTTTATCGATAACATCTTCCGCTTTATTCAAGCGGGCTCTGAAGTATCTGCCCTCTTAGGTCGTATGCCATCTGCCGTAGGTTACCAACCTACATTGGCTAATGACGTAGGTGCCTTACAAGAACGTATTACATCTACCAAAGAAGGTTCTATTACCTCCGTACAAGCTGTATACGTACCAGCCGATGACTTGACTGACCCTGCTCCAGCTGCGACATTTGCTCACTTGGATGCAACAACAGTATTGTCTCGTTCCATTGCAGAACTTGGTATTTATCCAGCTGTAGATCCACTCGATTCTACAAGCCGTATTTTGGACCCACATGTACTTGGTGAAGAACACTATACAGTAGCTCGTGGCGTACAAGAAGTATTGCAAAAATATCGTGATCTTCAAGATATTATCGCAATTCTTGGTATGGAAGAATTGTCTGACGAAGATAAATTGACTGTATCTCGTGCTCGTAAGATTCAACGTTTCTTGAGTCAACCATTCTTCGTAGCAGAAGTATTTACTGGTTCTCCTGGTAAATATGTACCATTGTCCGAAACATTGAGAGGCTTTAGAGAAATCCTTGATGGTAAACATGACGATTTGCCAGAAGGTGCATTCTACATGGTTGGTACCATTGATGAAGCCGTTCAAAAAGCAAAGGAAATGCAAGAGAAGGGGGAATAA
- a CDS encoding AtpZ/AtpI family protein, with translation MDKDLVKALVMATSAGLTLVFCIGGFIGIGYILDGWFRTEPLCMVIFGLIGAITGFYMLYKQVK, from the coding sequence ATGGATAAGGACCTTGTGAAAGCCCTCGTCATGGCAACATCGGCGGGGCTCACACTCGTTTTCTGTATAGGTGGCTTTATTGGGATTGGATATATACTAGATGGTTGGTTTAGAACTGAACCATTATGTATGGTTATATTTGGTCTTATTGGAGCTATAACAGGCTTTTATATGTTATATAAACAAGTTAAGTAG
- a CDS encoding glycosyltransferase family 4 protein gives MSDYVLDYVWAFALALIITFALTPLVKRFAVAVGAIDKPDARKVHHGAIPRLGGLAIFLGYVGSVLFNGSIPHDHKLFGFVLGTVILVLVGIWDDIKQIEPKTKLMGQIIAAAILVAYDIRVDFINLPWGGVVYLKYWAAPLTIFWIVGFTNIVNLIDGLDGLAAGISFIACIAVCAMTLQLGQTDLACISLALAGATVGFLRYNFNPAKIFMGDTGSMLLGYTLAAISVMGAVKTAATIALVVPAIVLGLPILDTLFAIVRRKISGRPIFKPDKGHVHHRLLAQGLSQKQAVLMMYAVTALFGGVSVIVAEVNAWIGIALVLVIFLGSIYVARRLGVITHSDAAGHPLPRPTIERSDSDETISFDREELAKALEESEDSHKK, from the coding sequence ATGAGTGATTATGTGCTCGATTATGTATGGGCCTTTGCTCTGGCGCTCATCATAACCTTTGCACTTACCCCTTTGGTGAAACGCTTTGCCGTTGCTGTTGGGGCAATAGATAAACCTGATGCCCGCAAGGTACATCATGGTGCTATTCCACGACTTGGTGGGTTAGCAATCTTTCTCGGTTATGTCGGGTCGGTCCTCTTTAATGGATCTATCCCACATGACCATAAACTATTTGGCTTTGTACTTGGTACCGTTATCCTTGTGCTTGTTGGCATTTGGGACGATATTAAACAAATTGAGCCAAAGACTAAGTTGATGGGCCAAATTATAGCAGCAGCTATTTTGGTAGCTTACGATATTCGCGTAGACTTTATCAACCTTCCTTGGGGTGGTGTAGTATATCTTAAATATTGGGCTGCTCCATTGACTATTTTCTGGATTGTAGGCTTTACGAATATCGTAAACCTTATCGATGGACTTGATGGCTTGGCAGCAGGTATTTCCTTTATTGCTTGTATTGCTGTTTGTGCTATGACATTACAACTTGGTCAAACTGACCTTGCCTGTATTTCATTGGCACTAGCAGGTGCAACAGTAGGGTTCTTGCGGTATAACTTTAACCCAGCGAAAATCTTCATGGGTGATACGGGCTCTATGCTCCTTGGTTATACATTAGCCGCTATTTCTGTAATGGGAGCCGTTAAAACGGCGGCTACTATTGCATTAGTAGTACCAGCAATCGTGCTAGGCTTACCAATTCTCGATACATTATTTGCTATCGTACGCCGTAAAATCAGCGGTCGTCCGATTTTCAAGCCTGATAAAGGCCATGTGCATCATCGTTTGTTAGCACAAGGCTTATCTCAAAAGCAAGCGGTGCTAATGATGTATGCTGTAACGGCTCTCTTTGGTGGCGTATCCGTCATCGTAGCAGAGGTCAATGCTTGGATTGGTATCGCATTAGTACTCGTTATCTTCTTAGGTAGTATTTATGTGGCTCGTCGCCTTGGTGTTATTACTCACAGTGATGCGGCAGGTCATCCACTACCACGTCCTACAATTGAACGCAGCGATTCAGATGAAACTATTTCCTTTGATCGTGAAGAATTGGCAAAAGCTTTAGAGGAATCCGAGGATTCCCATAAGAAATAA
- the atpE gene encoding F0F1 ATP synthase subunit C: MEAQGLFALAAAIAVGCGAIGAGIGDGLVSSKVIEGITRQPELRGQLMSTMFVAIGLIEAMPIIGVVVAFILLFR, encoded by the coding sequence ATGGAAGCTCAAGGTTTATTCGCATTAGCAGCAGCAATCGCAGTAGGTTGTGGTGCCATTGGTGCAGGTATCGGTGATGGTCTTGTATCTAGCAAAGTAATCGAAGGTATTACACGCCAACCAGAATTACGTGGTCAATTGATGTCTACAATGTTCGTAGCGATTGGTTTGATCGAAGCGATGCCTATCATCGGTGTAGTAGTAGCATTTATTTTGTTATTCAGATAA
- the atpF gene encoding F0F1 ATP synthase subunit B, with translation MVDLSLGTILAQMLNFFILVWLLARFAYKPLLAMMTERKERIAKDLEAAEKARAEAEEFKADYAAQISNARVEAQKIVEKAIQEAENTTREQLATAREQIEQEKNRARQDIAIERDRAMNSLRNEVVSLSVAMAGKIVAKDMNSETNTKLIEDAIRQLDSKTIGL, from the coding sequence TTGGTTGACTTAAGCCTTGGAACGATTCTTGCTCAAATGTTGAACTTTTTTATATTAGTTTGGCTATTGGCTCGTTTTGCATATAAACCATTATTGGCTATGATGACAGAACGTAAAGAACGAATTGCTAAAGACTTAGAAGCTGCAGAAAAAGCTCGTGCAGAAGCAGAGGAATTTAAAGCTGATTATGCAGCTCAAATTTCTAATGCTCGTGTAGAGGCACAAAAAATTGTTGAAAAAGCAATTCAAGAAGCAGAAAATACAACACGTGAACAATTAGCAACAGCTCGCGAGCAAATTGAACAAGAAAAAAATCGTGCTCGTCAAGATATTGCCATTGAACGTGATCGTGCTATGAACAGCTTGCGCAATGAAGTTGTTTCCTTATCTGTAGCTATGGCTGGTAAAATTGTTGCTAAAGATATGAACAGCGAAACTAATACGAAATTGATCGAAGACGCTATTCGTCAACTTGATAGTAAAACGATAGGGTTGTGA
- the atpH gene encoding ATP synthase F1 subunit delta, producing the protein MSIEIVADKYSSAMFELAQEQNKLDLMEEQLGYVAFVMDEQPELSSFLENPTVTEDAKIKLIGKIFESSLDKVALHFIYVMIKRGRDRYIKQTIAAFIKKSREARGILEATVTVAEPITADIEASVQAKLREVTGKDVILSVRQDPSIMGGIIIQVGDKRIDGSVSRRLQELEKSLLRTNSIR; encoded by the coding sequence ATGAGCATAGAAATTGTAGCAGATAAATACAGTTCAGCTATGTTTGAATTAGCTCAAGAACAAAATAAGTTGGATCTCATGGAGGAGCAATTAGGCTATGTAGCATTTGTAATGGATGAGCAACCTGAATTAAGCTCATTCCTTGAAAATCCAACTGTTACAGAAGATGCAAAGATTAAGCTGATTGGTAAAATTTTTGAATCTAGTCTCGATAAGGTTGCTTTGCATTTTATTTATGTGATGATTAAACGTGGTCGTGATCGCTATATAAAGCAGACTATTGCGGCATTTATTAAGAAATCACGCGAAGCTCGTGGTATTCTAGAAGCTACTGTCACTGTAGCAGAACCAATCACAGCTGATATAGAAGCATCTGTACAAGCTAAATTACGAGAGGTAACGGGCAAAGATGTTATTCTATCCGTGCGTCAAGATCCTTCCATTATGGGTGGTATTATCATTCAAGTAGGGGATAAACGCATTGATGGCTCTGTATCTCGTCGCTTGCAAGAATTAGAAAAATCTTTATTAAGAACGAACTCTATTAGATAG
- the atpA gene encoding F0F1 ATP synthase subunit alpha has translation MKMKPEEITAIIKQQIQDYDVDLNVDDVGTVLDVGDGIAHIYGLERAMAGELLELPHGVYGLVLNLELDNVGAVLLGDDFLIKEGDQVRRTGKIMDVPVGDALIGRVVNPLGQPIDGKGAIQATERRPVEHPAPGIADRQSVNEPLQTGLKAIDAMVPIGRGQRELIIGDRGTGKTAIALDTIINQKGKDVICIYVAIGQKESTVARVVQKLEETGALDYTIVVSASASTGAPLQYIAPYAGVAMGEYFMYKGKHVLCVYDDLTKQAAAYRAMSLLLRRPPGREAYPGDVFYLHSRLLERAAKLSPELGGGSITALPIIETQAGDVSAYIPTNVISITDGQIFLGTDMFYSGIRPAVDVGLSVSRVGGSAQTKAMKQVAGQLRLDLAQYRELAAFAQFGSDLDAATKAQLDRGERLTEMLKQGQYEPMSVAEMVINLYAGTKGYLANIQVADVLSFESELLRFVKANYPEIITNIETSKKIDEDTENLLKQAIPECVEAFGSTHTLVSHKEA, from the coding sequence ATGAAAATGAAGCCTGAAGAAATCACTGCTATAATTAAACAGCAGATTCAGGACTATGATGTTGACCTCAATGTCGATGACGTGGGTACTGTTCTCGACGTAGGGGATGGCATCGCCCATATTTATGGTCTTGAAAGAGCCATGGCCGGTGAGTTGTTAGAGTTACCACACGGCGTATATGGCTTGGTTTTGAACTTAGAATTAGATAATGTTGGTGCCGTACTATTGGGTGATGACTTCTTGATTAAAGAAGGTGACCAAGTACGCCGTACTGGCAAAATTATGGACGTACCAGTAGGTGATGCACTTATTGGTCGTGTAGTAAATCCGTTGGGTCAGCCTATCGATGGTAAGGGTGCTATTCAAGCGACAGAACGTCGTCCTGTAGAACATCCAGCTCCTGGTATTGCGGATCGTCAATCCGTAAATGAACCTTTGCAAACTGGTTTGAAAGCCATTGATGCAATGGTACCAATTGGCCGTGGCCAACGTGAGCTCATCATTGGTGACCGTGGTACTGGTAAAACTGCAATCGCTCTTGATACAATCATCAACCAAAAAGGTAAAGATGTTATTTGTATCTATGTAGCGATTGGTCAAAAAGAATCTACCGTAGCTCGTGTAGTACAAAAATTAGAAGAAACAGGTGCGTTGGATTATACAATCGTCGTTTCTGCTAGTGCTTCTACAGGTGCTCCATTACAATACATTGCTCCGTATGCAGGGGTTGCTATGGGTGAATACTTCATGTACAAAGGCAAACATGTACTTTGCGTATATGATGACTTAACTAAGCAAGCAGCTGCTTACCGTGCTATGTCTCTATTATTACGCCGTCCACCAGGGCGTGAAGCGTATCCAGGCGACGTATTCTACTTACACAGCCGCCTATTAGAACGTGCTGCTAAACTTTCACCAGAACTTGGCGGTGGTTCTATTACAGCGTTGCCAATCATTGAAACACAAGCGGGTGACGTATCTGCATACATCCCAACAAACGTAATCTCCATCACTGATGGTCAAATTTTCTTGGGGACAGATATGTTCTACTCTGGTATCCGTCCAGCTGTTGACGTAGGTTTGTCCGTATCCCGTGTAGGTGGTAGTGCACAAACTAAAGCGATGAAACAAGTAGCAGGCCAATTGCGTTTGGACCTTGCACAATATCGTGAATTGGCAGCCTTCGCACAGTTCGGTTCTGATCTTGATGCGGCTACTAAAGCACAATTAGACCGCGGTGAACGTTTGACTGAAATGTTAAAACAAGGTCAATATGAACCTATGAGCGTAGCAGAAATGGTTATCAATCTTTACGCTGGTACAAAAGGATACTTAGCTAATATTCAAGTAGCTGATGTATTATCATTTGAATCTGAACTTTTACGTTTTGTGAAAGCTAACTATCCTGAAATTATCACGAATATTGAAACGTCTAAGAAAATTGATGAAGATACTGAAAATCTATTGAAGCAAGCAATCCCAGAATGTGTAGAAGCATTTGGTTCTACGCATACATTAGTGTCTCATAAGGAGGCGTAA
- the atpB gene encoding F0F1 ATP synthase subunit A, translated as MTMEGVENVELHAGHHEVVQWLGLTFNIDTLIATWVTMAIVILVTVLATRGRKLVPVGLQNIVEAILEGLEGQLAPNLGRHWPMVSSLLFTFFLFIFVGNELGLMPTFKALTSPTSDINTTIALALCSTLVVWVMGIKVKGLSYFNHFVQPYKALLILNIFEEIAKPVTLAFRLFGNIVAGEILLEVLYNLPWFVPVPWVWIAFSLFIGIIQAFIFTVLTASYLGMALSEEH; from the coding sequence ATGACTATGGAAGGGGTTGAGAACGTGGAATTACATGCGGGACACCATGAGGTCGTGCAGTGGTTGGGGTTAACATTTAATATTGATACCTTGATTGCTACATGGGTTACTATGGCTATTGTAATACTGGTAACAGTATTGGCCACCCGAGGACGTAAATTGGTGCCTGTAGGCTTGCAAAATATAGTGGAAGCTATATTAGAAGGCTTAGAGGGGCAGCTAGCTCCGAACTTGGGTCGTCATTGGCCGATGGTAAGTTCCTTGTTATTTACGTTTTTCTTATTTATTTTTGTAGGGAACGAACTGGGTTTAATGCCAACGTTTAAGGCTTTAACATCACCAACATCCGATATTAATACTACAATTGCATTAGCTCTATGTAGCACATTAGTGGTATGGGTTATGGGGATTAAAGTTAAAGGCTTATCCTATTTCAATCATTTTGTACAACCTTATAAGGCTTTGCTAATCCTTAATATTTTTGAGGAAATTGCAAAACCAGTTACACTTGCTTTCCGTCTATTCGGCAATATCGTAGCTGGTGAAATTTTGTTAGAAGTATTGTATAACTTGCCTTGGTTTGTACCTGTACCATGGGTTTGGATTGCTTTTAGTTTATTTATCGGTATTATTCAAGCCTTTATTTTCACAGTTCTTACTGCCTCCTACTTGGGGATGGCTCTTAGTGAGGAACATTAA